GGGGATTGGGTTGAACGCTGGTAAGCGCTTCGCAAGCATGGGAAAAGGCATCCATTCCGGTATAGACCGTAATTTCTTTGGGCATATTTAAGGTTAATTCCGGATCAACAATGGCAAAACTTGGAGGTGCCATGGCACCAATTTTTTCATGGTTTTGAGTATCACTGATAACGGCAATAATGGTGCTTTCAGAACCGGTACCAGAGGTTGTGGGAATTAAAATAATTTTCATCGCCGGCTTTTCCAGGGGGGCCATTTTACGAGCAGAATCAAGTAATTCAGCAACGTTAGCATCATTTGGAGCCAACACGCTGATGCCTTTGGCAGTATCCAAAACGCTGCCGCCACCAATTCCCACAATGCCATCAATTTTCTGGCTTCTGATTAAGTCAGCCCCAGCTTGAACACTATAATCAGGAGCGTCCATTTCACAGCGGTTAAATAAAACCGTCTCAATGCCTGCGGCGCTTAAACTGTCGATTACTTTTTGAGAATGCCCGCGTTTTTCAACGTTTTCATCGGTGACGATTAATACTTTTGTCAAACCTAATTCTTTTCCAATATCACCAGTGGTGTTGATCGCACCAGCGCCAAAAGCTACAGGGCATAATTGCGTATATCTTTGTACCATCTTAAATCCTCCTTTTTTTTATGAATGGGATGTTTACAGTCCATTCGTAATCTTATCATAAGTATATCAGCTGGAAGACGGTGCGTCTTTGTGATGGTTTGAGATTTCAAAATATTTTTAAGTAAACGATGAACAAATAAAAACTATCAAAATTTACAAATTAAATAAGTCGTTTTAGTAAAAAATTACAATAGACAAGAATTTCCAACCGCCACTTTTGTCCGGTGGTTTAATGTACAGTGGTTTTGCGTCATGGTATAATAAGATAAATTTGAAAAGAACGAAGGTGATTTTAATGGCTATGTTACTAAAAAAAATTATTCAGGCATTTGATGAATATCCTATCCGAACCACGATTAATGGAAATAGTGAGATAATTGAAATTGAGCGCTATGAAGAATACAGCAAACGATCCCAACCTTTGTCAGCAACTTGTATCTATGTTATCAGAGCGTCAATGATTGCTGAAATAACGTCGAATAATCAAATAAATCTAATTATCGTAGAAGATCAACCGCTTTCGCCAAACATATTTAAAGAGCAACCGTTTAACTTCATCATTTTAAAAAAAGATTGGGAAGTTGCTCAAGTGATGGCGGTGCTTGAAAAATTATTTGCGGATCATCTGCGAATTGGCGAAGTTTCGGTTAAACTGCTGCAGGCTTGTCAAAAAGGATATTCAATCCAGCAATTACTGGACTTAGGTTATCAGATACTTAACAATCCATTGTTGTTAGTCGATATTTCACTTTGCTTTGTTGCTCACTCCGGCGGCAATAACATTGAAAATGAACCATTATGGGAATGGACGCTGTCAAAAGGTTATGTCAATAAAGAGTATGCACGCTCAGTGATGACCGAAGATTCCCAAAGTGAAATAAGTGAAGAAAAAGAAGTGCTGGTTATTTGGGAAACCGGTTTATTAAATCATCGGCAGTTGGTTGGTCGGGTGTTAAAAAACAATCGACCATTGGCATATCTGAAACTGCTGGAATATCATCACCCCATTTCGCCTTGCGATGAAGAAATTCTGGTTATATTATGTAATGTTTTGGCCATGAATATGATTGATAGCAGTGACATTTATCATTCCACAAATGCCTTAAGTGATACCTTTTTAACG
This is a stretch of genomic DNA from Acetobacterium woodii DSM 1030. It encodes these proteins:
- a CDS encoding iron-containing alcohol dehydrogenase, yielding MVQRYTQLCPVAFGAGAINTTGDIGKELGLTKVLIVTDENVEKRGHSQKVIDSLSAAGIETVLFNRCEMDAPDYSVQAGADLIRSQKIDGIVGIGGGSVLDTAKGISVLAPNDANVAELLDSARKMAPLEKPAMKIILIPTTSGTGSESTIIAVISDTQNHEKIGAMAPPSFAIVDPELTLNMPKEITVYTGMDAFSHACEALTSVQPNPHSDILCYDTIKRITEWLPIAVAEPMNLEARENLALASNSAGIAFNDAMVHLGHAIAHSMGATFHVPHGIACALVTPVLLELTVTVYPEKVKKIGELMGLTIDSSDPQEIGSAVANNLRNFQQKLGVPSLKKLNITREQIVGCTSYVANEGLSFLCPIPATEELISETLGKMYDCYQ
- a CDS encoding PucR family transcriptional regulator, with the translated sequence MAMLLKKIIQAFDEYPIRTTINGNSEIIEIERYEEYSKRSQPLSATCIYVIRASMIAEITSNNQINLIIVEDQPLSPNIFKEQPFNFIILKKDWEVAQVMAVLEKLFADHLRIGEVSVKLLQACQKGYSIQQLLDLGYQILNNPLLLVDISLCFVAHSGGNNIENEPLWEWTLSKGYVNKEYARSVMTEDSQSEISEEKEVLVIWETGLLNHRQLVGRVLKNNRPLAYLKLLEYHHPISPCDEEILVILCNVLAMNMIDSSDIYHSTNALSDTFLTALLNQKLYDHAAIEERERMYGLKLYKNMFAVVIKIDNRKNTNDRLYYLKRIFQNFFNRQTVILYNGQLVILLDTLTEEIQNEREMASFQSLLEENDCTAGVSKIFYHLYDFCEHYKQAYNALNLGDLLKKTGRILNYDELIISHMILSFRGETNIRNLIHPVVKTLKELDQKKGSNFLETLIAYIKHNQDTTVTAKILHIHYNTLKYRINRITEITNIDFSDNETLFNIQLSVKVNEILDCL